The bacterium genome contains a region encoding:
- a CDS encoding HNH endonuclease has product MGFFYGGLVTLKPICEGGGTLNQAYCPYCGSHKPEEEFTDEHFLAESLGSPATFTIRVCKKCNGDAGSSIDAALIDNYFISLERVLRGLKGQSNQLPEFEFKGTVDIEGQNVPAMYSFSTEKKRMWVKPEVKKRIEGEKELYEIECSEDDLERILKDIKSKLKKRGLGNRPIKEEQKRVVSIPTPNMRVGFGFDITSMQRGMVKIGLGLGHLVLGESWTSSKDGDLFRQFIWEPDPDKREGILHGSTWPQEIDQKFTKILSHKDWHLLAVMNRNPLSFYCNLFGKYAGCALYYDGVWPLQGKESGGVVFLIDPVQRRKFRYGFDEFFGKKEGGTLP; this is encoded by the coding sequence GTGGGTTTTTTCTATGGCGGTTTGGTCACTCTGAAGCCCATTTGCGAAGGAGGTGGAACTTTGAATCAGGCATATTGTCCCTATTGCGGCTCCCACAAACCCGAAGAAGAATTCACTGACGAGCACTTTCTCGCGGAATCGCTTGGCTCCCCAGCGACTTTCACCATTCGGGTCTGCAAAAAGTGCAATGGTGACGCCGGGAGTTCAATTGATGCGGCGCTAATCGATAACTACTTCATTTCATTGGAACGAGTTCTGCGCGGCTTGAAAGGTCAGTCGAATCAGCTTCCCGAATTTGAGTTTAAAGGTACCGTGGACATTGAAGGTCAAAATGTCCCAGCGATGTATTCTTTCTCAACAGAGAAAAAACGCATGTGGGTTAAACCTGAAGTCAAAAAACGTATTGAAGGCGAGAAGGAACTGTATGAGATCGAATGCTCGGAGGATGATCTTGAGAGGATATTGAAGGATATAAAGTCTAAATTGAAGAAGCGCGGTTTAGGCAATCGGCCAATAAAGGAAGAGCAGAAGCGAGTCGTTTCAATCCCGACTCCCAATATGCGGGTAGGATTCGGTTTCGATATTACATCTATGCAGCGAGGCATGGTCAAAATCGGCCTGGGATTAGGACACCTAGTGCTTGGCGAAAGCTGGACCTCATCGAAAGACGGCGATCTTTTCCGGCAATTTATTTGGGAACCCGATCCAGATAAAAGGGAAGGAATATTGCACGGCTCAACGTGGCCACAAGAAATTGACCAAAAGTTCACAAAAATTCTATCCCATAAGGACTGGCATTTGTTGGCCGTAATGAACAGAAATCCGCTGAGCTTTTACTGCAACTTATTTGGCAAGTACGCTGGCTGCGCATTGTATTATGACGGAGTTTGGCCTCTTCAGGGCAAGGAAAGCGGTGGTGTCGTTTTCCTGATTGATCCAGTGCAGCGTCGCAAGTTCCGGTATGGGTTCGACGAGTTCTTCGGCAAAAAAGAAGGTGGCACGCTGCCCTGA
- a CDS encoding recombinase family protein: MRENDKLETGTVVAIYSRVSTDMQVQSESLAIQEKVLREYCAFHHLKIHDHYSDAGLSGSNTENRPAFKRMMADAVAKKFDAVVVTKIDRISRNLRDLLRLLDTLEDHDVAFISISQRFDTSNPMGRLTLNVLGSFSQFEREMIAERVREHMLVRAKEGKWNGGVIPFGYREQEGKLLIQDDEAKLVRKMFDLYLEHRSIRFITNYLNASGTKPRYAKYWSATSVSRTLGNPAYYGASTYNKRKGTSTTSTPRPEKDWIVVEGALPAIVDKDTWTKVHEILTNKIGLHHRNKRSTYLLSGLIKCGLCGGSMAGYNHPKKGVGGGAWSYYRCSWRQQKGASVCSGLTFDRRRTEQKIVEALAHWATDPEPVVKQALKLISNKEFIRLHLDDQSRSLHRQLAEVEKALKRVMDAYQDGLLDQEEAAARARPLKSEKQILESEIERLQKEAGIDGDHTHVDLEKLKLAFANFGSVFDGLHIGEQKEALASVVDKIVAMQEGRLDVHLDFNVLREAFGLNGLLPAFPKNGDLVIQINTSEDVHMIKDFSETKTFGERLQWLRMKNHFNKKELARNLGVDECTVSNWERRGMVPHKHEIVRRVAEFFGVRVADLLGIKPVAEDTTPKYKLRTVRQCIGMSQGEMGKMLGMTEEQYHWIEFEGKKGTRLGDAGLTELLGRIPEKYRAAFEGIVGADGSKPQAVHQ, encoded by the coding sequence ATGCGAGAAAACGATAAACTCGAAACCGGGACGGTGGTCGCCATATACTCCCGCGTGTCCACGGACATGCAGGTGCAATCGGAGTCTCTGGCGATCCAGGAAAAGGTGTTGCGCGAATACTGCGCCTTTCATCATCTGAAAATCCACGACCACTATTCCGACGCGGGGCTGTCCGGCAGCAATACCGAGAACCGCCCGGCCTTCAAGAGGATGATGGCCGACGCGGTCGCCAAGAAATTCGACGCGGTGGTCGTCACGAAGATCGACCGCATCAGCCGCAACCTGCGCGACCTGCTGCGTCTGCTCGACACCCTGGAGGACCATGACGTCGCCTTCATTTCGATTTCCCAGCGGTTCGATACATCCAACCCCATGGGGAGATTGACCTTGAATGTCCTCGGGTCGTTCTCTCAGTTCGAGCGCGAGATGATCGCCGAGCGCGTCCGCGAGCACATGCTCGTGCGCGCCAAGGAAGGCAAATGGAACGGCGGCGTCATTCCTTTTGGATATCGCGAGCAGGAAGGAAAGTTGCTGATCCAGGACGACGAAGCCAAATTGGTCCGAAAGATGTTCGATCTTTATCTGGAGCATCGCAGCATCCGGTTCATCACCAACTACTTGAACGCGAGCGGAACGAAGCCGCGCTACGCCAAATACTGGAGCGCGACCAGCGTGAGCCGCACGCTGGGGAATCCCGCCTACTACGGAGCGTCCACCTACAACAAGCGCAAGGGCACCAGCACGACGTCAACACCGCGCCCAGAAAAGGACTGGATCGTCGTTGAGGGCGCGCTCCCGGCAATTGTCGACAAAGACACCTGGACAAAGGTCCACGAGATTCTCACCAACAAGATCGGGCTTCATCATCGCAACAAACGGTCCACCTATCTGCTATCGGGGCTGATCAAATGCGGACTCTGCGGCGGCAGCATGGCGGGCTACAACCATCCGAAAAAAGGGGTGGGCGGTGGGGCATGGTCGTATTACCGCTGTTCATGGCGGCAGCAGAAAGGCGCAAGCGTCTGTTCGGGTCTTACCTTTGATCGTAGACGCACCGAACAAAAGATCGTCGAGGCTCTCGCACATTGGGCGACAGATCCGGAGCCGGTTGTGAAGCAGGCGCTGAAGTTGATCAGCAACAAAGAATTCATCCGGCTGCATCTCGACGACCAGTCCCGTTCGCTGCATCGCCAATTGGCTGAGGTTGAGAAAGCGCTAAAGCGGGTCATGGATGCATACCAGGATGGGCTGCTCGACCAGGAGGAAGCGGCGGCCCGGGCACGGCCTCTCAAATCCGAGAAGCAGATACTGGAGAGCGAGATCGAGCGCCTGCAGAAGGAAGCCGGGATCGACGGCGACCACACCCATGTTGATTTGGAAAAGCTGAAACTCGCCTTCGCCAACTTCGGCAGCGTGTTCGACGGGCTGCACATCGGGGAACAGAAGGAGGCGCTCGCCAGCGTAGTGGACAAGATCGTGGCCATGCAGGAAGGGCGTCTCGACGTTCATCTGGATTTCAATGTCCTGCGGGAAGCTTTCGGGCTGAATGGCTTGTTGCCTGCCTTCCCCAAGAACGGCGACCTGGTGATTCAAATCAACACGAGCGAAGACGTCCACATGATCAAAGACTTTTCCGAGACGAAAACTTTCGGCGAGCGGCTCCAGTGGCTCCGGATGAAGAACCACTTCAACAAGAAGGAACTGGCGCGGAACCTCGGCGTCGATGAATGCACGGTCTCCAATTGGGAGCGGCGTGGGATGGTGCCCCACAAGCACGAGATAGTCAGGCGCGTGGCGGAATTTTTCGGGGTGCGCGTCGCCGATCTGCTGGGCATCAAGCCGGTCGCGGAAGACACCACACCCAAGTACAAGTTGCGGACGGTTCGCCAGTGCATCGGCATGTCGCAGGGCGAGATGGGCAAGATGCTGGGGATGACCGAGGAGCAATACCACTGGATCGAATTCGAGGGGAAAAAGGGAACGCGCCTGGGCGATGCCGGGTTGACGGAACTCCTCGGGCGTATTCCCGAAAAGTACAGGGCCGCATTCGAAGGCATAGTCGGGGCCGACGGTTCGAAGCCACAGGCGGTTCACCAGTAA
- the lexA gene encoding transcriptional repressor LexA has protein sequence MQNKILRFIEDFSERRSMPPTVREIGGKFGIKSSTVFVHLKRMEKKGFLRRSSSPRSIELLVKHPGGNRIPILGQVPAGTPLLAVENIDGYLPVDRKAYRDGNVFALRVRGESMIEAGILDGDTVIVREQPDAENGATVIALMDDEATVKRFYREGNVIRLQPANSTMAPLLIDAARQDVRIVGRVIGVFRDLN, from the coding sequence ATGCAGAACAAAATCCTTCGCTTCATCGAGGACTTCAGCGAGCGCCGCAGCATGCCGCCGACCGTTAGGGAGATCGGCGGCAAGTTCGGGATCAAGTCGTCCACGGTCTTCGTGCATCTGAAGCGCATGGAAAAGAAGGGCTTTCTGCGGCGGTCGAGTTCGCCACGTTCCATCGAGCTATTGGTGAAGCACCCCGGCGGAAACCGTATTCCGATCTTGGGCCAGGTTCCGGCGGGGACGCCGCTGCTCGCCGTCGAGAACATCGACGGCTATCTGCCGGTGGATCGCAAAGCGTATCGGGACGGCAACGTGTTCGCCCTGCGCGTTCGGGGCGAGAGCATGATCGAGGCGGGCATCCTCGATGGCGACACGGTGATCGTGCGGGAACAACCGGATGCCGAAAACGGCGCGACCGTCATCGCCCTGATGGACGACGAAGCGACCGTGAAGCGGTTTTACCGCGAGGGCAACGTCATCCGCTTGCAGCCCGCGAACAGCACGATGGCTCCCTTGTTGATCGACGCGGCACGTCAGGACGTTCGGATCGTGGGAAGGGTTATAGGGGTTTTCCGCGATCTGAACTGA
- a CDS encoding recombinase family protein, which yields MRTNDKLEPGTTVAIYSRMAAIPPGHNDSPSPHEKAVRDYCARCQLKIHDHYCDDGQGGHTTGNRPAFQRMMADAAAGKFTAVIVTDYARLSRNYEDAVRLSDELKRCGVVIVPIIEPFDTSTPM from the coding sequence ATGCGAACAAATGACAAGCTCGAACCCGGCACGACGGTCGCCATCTATTCCCGTATGGCCGCCATCCCGCCGGGGCACAACGATTCCCCATCGCCCCATGAAAAGGCTGTGCGTGACTACTGCGCCCGGTGTCAACTGAAAATCCACGACCACTACTGCGATGACGGACAGGGCGGCCATACGACGGGGAACCGCCCAGCGTTCCAGCGGATGATGGCCGACGCCGCAGCGGGAAAATTCACCGCCGTGATCGTGACGGACTACGCCCGCCTGAGCCGAAATTATGAGGATGCAGTGCGGCTGTCGGACGAGTTGAAGCGATGCGGCGTCGTCATCGTTCCAATCATCGAGCCGTTCGATACGTCCACGCCGATGTGA